Proteins from a genomic interval of Rosa chinensis cultivar Old Blush chromosome 2, RchiOBHm-V2, whole genome shotgun sequence:
- the LOC112187053 gene encoding probable purine permease 5 isoform X1, with product MQPLLESGGRMDEDSPNPPVSLHARISALKTMAWEEYKSKPISHWILLLLSSAAMLVAFPASSLLSRIYFANGGTSKWIISWVAVAGWPLTALILLPTYFFCKTFPTPLNLKLTLSYAFLGFLSAADNLMYAYAYAYLPASTASLLASSSLVFSALFGYILVKNKLNASIVNAIVIITAAMTIIALDSDSDRYDYVTEKQYILGFVWDILGSALHGLIFALSELVFVKLLGRRSFHVVLEQQLGVSLFAFLFTTIGVIWNKDFQGMASEARSFEGGKSSYYLVLIWSTITFQLGVLGATAVLFLSSTVLAGVLNAVRVPLTSIAAVILLNDPMSGLKILSLIVTFWGFGCYIYGSSSGSRDPS from the exons ATGCAGCCGCTGCTCGAGTCAG GGGGGAGAATGGATGAGGATTCACCAAATCCTCCCGTTTCATTGCATGCCCGGATTTCAGCCCTTAAGACAATGGCTTGGGAAGAATACAAAAGCAAGCCAATCTCACATTGGATTCTTCTACTTCTAAGCAGTGCGGCAATGCTTGTAGCGTTTCCTGCATCTAGCCTTCTATCTCGTATCTATTTTGCCAATGGCGGCACTAGCAAGTGGATCATTTCATGGGTGGCTGTTGCAGGGTGGCCTCTGACTGCTTTGATCTTACTGCCTACATACTTCTTCTGCAAAACCTTTCCTACCCCTCTGAATTTAAAACTTACATTATCTTATGCTTTCCTAGGTTTCCTAAGTGCTGCTGACAATCTTATGTATGCATATGCATATGCATACCTCCCAGCATCTACTGCTTCTCTTCTTGCATCATCATCTCTTGTATTTTCTGCATTGTTTGGATATATACTGGTGAAGAACAAACTCAATGCTTCAATAGTAAATGCTATTGTGATCATTACTGCTGCTATGACCATCATTGCATTGGATTCTGATTCAGACAGATATGACTATGTCACTGAGAAGCAATACATTCTAGGTTTCGTGTGGGATATTTTGGGATCTGCTCTTCATGGGCTCATTTTTGCTCTCTCAGAGCTAGTTTTTGTGAAGCTACTTGGTAGAAGGTCCTTCCATGTTGTGCTGGAGCAACAACTCGGGGTTTCCCTATTTGCGTTTCTGTTTACCACGATCGGGGTCATTTGGAATAAGGATTTTCAGGGAATGGCATCTGAGGCAAGAAGTTTTGAGGGTGGTAAATCTTCTTATTACCTTGTTCTCATTTGGAGTACAATCACTTTCCAGTTGGGGGTGTTAGGAGCTACTGCTGTGCTTTTTCTGTCTTCCACCGTTCTCGCCGGTGTTCTCAATGCAGTAAGGGTACCACTCACAAGCATTGCAGCTGTGATATTGTTAAACGATCCCATGAGCGGCTTAAAGATCCTCTCTTTGATAGTTACATTTTGGGGATTTGGCTGCTACATCTATGGCAGCTCCTCTGGAAGCAGAGATCCTTCATAA
- the LOC112187053 gene encoding probable purine permease 5 isoform X2, which yields MDEDSPNPPVSLHARISALKTMAWEEYKSKPISHWILLLLSSAAMLVAFPASSLLSRIYFANGGTSKWIISWVAVAGWPLTALILLPTYFFCKTFPTPLNLKLTLSYAFLGFLSAADNLMYAYAYAYLPASTASLLASSSLVFSALFGYILVKNKLNASIVNAIVIITAAMTIIALDSDSDRYDYVTEKQYILGFVWDILGSALHGLIFALSELVFVKLLGRRSFHVVLEQQLGVSLFAFLFTTIGVIWNKDFQGMASEARSFEGGKSSYYLVLIWSTITFQLGVLGATAVLFLSSTVLAGVLNAVRVPLTSIAAVILLNDPMSGLKILSLIVTFWGFGCYIYGSSSGSRDPS from the coding sequence ATGGATGAGGATTCACCAAATCCTCCCGTTTCATTGCATGCCCGGATTTCAGCCCTTAAGACAATGGCTTGGGAAGAATACAAAAGCAAGCCAATCTCACATTGGATTCTTCTACTTCTAAGCAGTGCGGCAATGCTTGTAGCGTTTCCTGCATCTAGCCTTCTATCTCGTATCTATTTTGCCAATGGCGGCACTAGCAAGTGGATCATTTCATGGGTGGCTGTTGCAGGGTGGCCTCTGACTGCTTTGATCTTACTGCCTACATACTTCTTCTGCAAAACCTTTCCTACCCCTCTGAATTTAAAACTTACATTATCTTATGCTTTCCTAGGTTTCCTAAGTGCTGCTGACAATCTTATGTATGCATATGCATATGCATACCTCCCAGCATCTACTGCTTCTCTTCTTGCATCATCATCTCTTGTATTTTCTGCATTGTTTGGATATATACTGGTGAAGAACAAACTCAATGCTTCAATAGTAAATGCTATTGTGATCATTACTGCTGCTATGACCATCATTGCATTGGATTCTGATTCAGACAGATATGACTATGTCACTGAGAAGCAATACATTCTAGGTTTCGTGTGGGATATTTTGGGATCTGCTCTTCATGGGCTCATTTTTGCTCTCTCAGAGCTAGTTTTTGTGAAGCTACTTGGTAGAAGGTCCTTCCATGTTGTGCTGGAGCAACAACTCGGGGTTTCCCTATTTGCGTTTCTGTTTACCACGATCGGGGTCATTTGGAATAAGGATTTTCAGGGAATGGCATCTGAGGCAAGAAGTTTTGAGGGTGGTAAATCTTCTTATTACCTTGTTCTCATTTGGAGTACAATCACTTTCCAGTTGGGGGTGTTAGGAGCTACTGCTGTGCTTTTTCTGTCTTCCACCGTTCTCGCCGGTGTTCTCAATGCAGTAAGGGTACCACTCACAAGCATTGCAGCTGTGATATTGTTAAACGATCCCATGAGCGGCTTAAAGATCCTCTCTTTGATAGTTACATTTTGGGGATTTGGCTGCTACATCTATGGCAGCTCCTCTGGAAGCAGAGATCCTTCATAA
- the LOC112187054 gene encoding eukaryotic translation initiation factor 5A-2, producing MSDEEHQFESKADAGASKTYPQQAGTIRKNGYIVIKARPCKVVEVSTSKTGKHGHAKCHFVAIDIFNGKKLEDIVPSSHNCDVPHVNRTDYQLIDISEDGFVSLLTENGNTKDDLRLPTDDALLTQLKDGFAEGKDLVVTVMSAMGEEQICALKDIGPKN from the exons ATGTCTGACGAGGAGCACCAGTTCGAATCCAAGGCCGACGCCGGAGCTTCCAAGACCTACCCTCAGCAAGCCGGAACCATCCGTAAGAACGGCTACATCGTCATCAAGGCCAGGCCTTGCAAG GTTGTTGAAGTCTCCACTTCCAAGACAGGAAAGCACGGTCATGCTAAGTGCCACTTTGTTGCAATTGATATCTTCAATGGCAAGAAGCTTGAGGATATTGTCCCTTCATCCCACAATTGTGAT GTTCCTCATGTGAACCGTACTGACTACCAGCTGATTGATATCTCTGAAGATGGCTTT GTGAGTCTCCTGACTGAAAATGGAAACACCAAGGATGATCTGAGGCTTCCCACTGATGATGCTCTGCTCACTCAG CTTAAGGATGGATTTGCTGAGGGCAAGGATCTTGTGGTGACTGTCATGTCTGCAATGGGAGAGGAGCAGATCTGTGCCCTCAAGGACATTGGTCCCAAGAATTAA
- the LOC112188444 gene encoding probable LRR receptor-like serine/threonine-protein kinase At2g24230, translating to MGFNFFASLLVLSLLLKPFACQQPNTDGFYVSQFLQKMGLSSSSSLYNFSAPVCSWSGVFCDSENEYVIHLVASGLELSGSIPDTTIGKLTKLQSLDLSNNKITGLPSDLWSLGSLKNLNLSHNQISGSLPNNIGNFGLLESFDISSNNFSGEIPADISSLTSLRVLRLSQNGFEMGIPSGIVGCQSLVEIDLSSNRLNGSLPDSFGAAFTKLKSLNLAGNEIHGRDSDLSEMKSITSLNISGNLFKGSVMGVLMELLEVIDLSKNQFEGHISQVQFNASYNWSHLVYLDLSENQLGGELFHNLTEAQNLKHLNLAHNRFTRHAFPSVEMFPSLEYLNLSKTSLTGQIPDELSQLSSLSTLDLSENHLIGQIPFLSLESLQVLDVSLNNLSGEVPVSLLEKLPWMKRFNFSYNNLTLCASEISTETLKKSFFGASNSCPIAANPALLRSQAAKDNHKGLKLALALALSMVCLLVGLLFLAVGCRRKTRMWEVKPTSYKDEQTISGPFSFQTDSTTWVADVKQATSVLVVIFEKPLLNFTFADLLSATSNFDRGTLLAEGKFGPVYRGFLPGGIHVAVKVLVHGSTLTDQEAAREFEYLGRIKHPNLVPLTGYCLAGEQRIAIYDYMENGNLQNLLHDLPLGVQTTEDWSTDTWEEDDNNGIQHVGSEGLLTSWRFRHKIALGAARALAFLHHGCSPPIIHRDVKASSVYLDYNLEPRLSDFGLAKIFGSGLDEEISLGSPGYVPPEFTQAECDSLTPKSDVYCFGVVLFELITGKKPSGDDYPEEKEATLVSWVRGLVRKNKVSSAIDPKIRDTGRDDQMEEALKIGYLCTADLPSKRPSMQQIVGLLKDIEPAGNQ from the coding sequence ATGGGTTTCAACTTCTTTGCTTCTCTACTGGTTCTTTCACTGTTGTTGAAGCCATTTGCTTGTCAACAACCCAACACAGATGGGTTTTATGTCTCTCAGTTCTTGCAAAAGATGggtttgtcttcttcttcttcactttacAACTTCTCTGCTCCTGTTTGTTCTTGGTCTGGAGTATTCTGTGATTCAGAAAATGAATATGTCATTCACTTAGTTGCTTCTGGCTTAGAACTCTCTGGTTCTATCCCTGATACCACTATTGGGAAGCTAAcaaagcttcaatctttggaCCTTAGCAACAACAAAATCACTGGTTTGCCATCAGATTTGTGGAGCTTAGGCTCACTCAAGAACCTTAATCTCTCCCATAACCAGATTTCTGGGTCCTTGCCTAACAACATTGGCAACTTTGGCCTACTTGAAAGCTTTGATATTTCAAGTAACAATTTTTCTGGTGAGATTCCTGCAGATATAAGCTCACTTACCAGTCTCAGAGTTCTTAGGCTCAGTCAAAATGGGTTTGAAATGGGCATTCCTTCAGGAATTGTGGGTTGCCAATCTTTGGTTGAGATTGATCTTTCTTCGAATAGATTGAATGGGTCTCTCCCAGATAGTTTTGGTGCTGCTTTTACTAAGCTCAAAAGTTTGAATCTTGCTGGAAATGAGATTCATGGCAGGGACTCTGATTTGTCAGAGATGAAATCCATTACTAGTCTTAACATTTCTGGGAATCTGTTCAAGGGTTCAGTGATGGGGGTGTTAATGGAGCTGTTGGAGGTGATTGACCTGAGCAAGAACCAGTTTGAAGGTCACATTTCTCAGGTACAATTCAATGCTAGCTATAATTGGTCTCATTTGGTTTATTTAGACCTGTCTGAGAATCAACTTGGTGGAGAACTTTTTCATAATTTAACTGAAGCCCAAAATCTAAAGCACCTGAATCTAGCGCACAATAGATTTACTAGGCATGCATTCCCTAGTGTTGAAATGTTTCCTAGTTTGGAATATCTTAATTTGTCGAAAACTAGTCTTACTGGTCAGATTCCTGATGAACTTTCTCAGTTGAGTAGCTTGAGTACACTTGATCTTTCTGAGAACCATCTGATAGGTCAAATTCCATTCCTGAGTCTAGAGAGTCTCCAAGTCCTTGATGTTTCACTCAACAATTTGAGTGGAGAAGTCCCGGTTTCGCTGTTGGAGAAACTTCCTTGGATGAAGAGGTTCAACTTCTCTTACAATAACTTGACACTTTGTGCTTCTGAAATCTCCACCGAAACCCTCAAAAAATCTTTCTTTGGTGCTTCAAACAGCTGCCCCATTGCCGCAAACCCAGCCCTTCTTAGAAGTCAAGCAGCTAAGGATAACCACAAGGGACTAAAGCTTGCATTGGCTTTGGCCCTCTCAATGGTGTGTTTGCTTGTTGGTTTGCTATTCCTAGCAGTTGGTTGCAGAAGGAAAACCAGAATGTGGGAAGTAAAGCCAACCTCATACAAGGATGAACAAACTATATCTGGCCCCTTTTCCTTCCAGACTGACTCCACTACTTGGGTGGCAGATGTTAAGCAAGCAACATCAGTCCTTGTAGTGATTTTCGAGAAGCCATTGTTGAACTTCACATTCGCAGACCTCTTGTCAGCAACTTCAAATTTTGACCGCGGAACACTTTTGGCTGAAGGGAAGTTTGGGCCTGTTTACAGAGGATTTCTGCCAGGTGGAATTCATGTAGCAGTGAAAGTTTTAGTGCATGGTTCTACATTGACAGACCAGGAAGCTGCAAGGGAGTTTGAGTATCTTGGTCGAATCAAGCACCCCAATCTTGTTCCATTGACTGGATATTGCTTAGCTGGGGAGCAGAGAATTGCTATCTATGATTACATGGAGAATGGGAACCTTCAGAATTTGCTTCATGACTTGCCGCTTGGTGTTCAAACAACTGAGGACTGGAGCACAGATACTTGGGAAGAAGATGACAACAATGGCATTCAACATGTTGGTTCTGAAGGGTTGTTAACAAGTTGGAGGTTCCGTCACAAGATTGCTCTAGGTGCTGCCCGAGCATTGGCATTTCTACACCATGGTTGCTCACCTCCAATTATTCATAGAGATGTCAAGGCTAGTAGTGTTTATCTGGATTATAACTTGGAGCCAAGGCTATCTGATTTTGGACTGGCTAAGATTTTCGGTAGTGGTTTAGATGAAGAGATCTCTCTCGGCTCTCCTGGCTATGTGCCACCAGAGTTTACTCAGGCAGAATGTGATTCTCTAACACCAAAATCTGATGTATATTGCTTTGGAGTTGTTCTTTTTGAGCTCATTACTGGGAAAAAACCATCTGGTGATGATTATCCGGAGGAGAAAGAAGCAACTCTAGTGAGCTGGGTCAGAGGATTGGTTAGGAAGAACAAAGTGTCTAGCGCTATTGATCCGAAAATTCGTGATACAGGACGTGATGACCAAATGGAGGAGGCACTCAAGATTGGATATCTGTGCACAGCTGACCTTCCCTCAAAGCGACCAAGCATGCAACAGATAGTTGGACTTCTTAAAGATATTGAACCAGCAGGTAACCAATGA